Proteins encoded in a region of the Acidobacteriota bacterium genome:
- a CDS encoding heme-binding protein, with product MLAIPLAAQTQLPTKRVLTLEAARRVVAAAEAEARKNNWAVSIAVLDDSGHMILFQRMDGAKLVATDIAIRKARTAVYFQGPTKDLEAEVAGGRTALLPIEGFMPLEGGVPLMSGGQLVGAVGVSGVSGAQDAQCALAGAATIK from the coding sequence ATGTTGGCGATTCCGCTGGCTGCGCAAACCCAGCTGCCCACCAAACGTGTGCTGACGCTGGAAGCGGCGCGACGCGTGGTGGCGGCGGCCGAAGCCGAGGCCCGCAAGAACAACTGGGCCGTATCGATCGCGGTGCTCGACGACAGCGGACACATGATCCTGTTCCAACGCATGGACGGCGCCAAGCTCGTGGCCACCGACATTGCGATACGCAAGGCGCGCACGGCCGTCTACTTCCAGGGCCCGACCAAGGATTTGGAGGCCGAAGTGGCCGGTGGCCGAACGGCCCTGCTGCCCATCGAGGGCTTCATGCCGCTCGAAGGCGGCGTGCCGTTGATGTCAGGCGGCCAACTGGTCGGCGCGGTCGGCGTGAGCGGAGTCAGTGGCGCGCAAGACGCGCAGTGTGCGCTCGCGGGCGCCGCGACAATCAAATAG
- a CDS encoding M20/M25/M40 family metallo-hydrolase: MAVGLLSAAVTAQTSPFDATIATVRSSDGFKKAMAVLDRDHDRLVAEIITLTEIPAPPFKETARAAAYLEMLRASGLTDLEQDEEGNVMGLRRGAGAGRDTAPLIAIAAHLDTVFPEGTDVKVKRDGDRLSAPGIGDDTRSLAVLLAMIRAMNEAGIRTESDLLFIGNVGEEGQGDLRGVKYLFNKGKYKDRIKMFISVDGAGGGANITHGGVGSRRYRVIFKGPGGHSYGAFGLVSPAFAMAGAMQRFGKLTVPEKPKTTYSVGVVGGGTSVNSIPFESWMELDMRSESRAELQKLDESLMALIADAVREENAARSTAQGPVTAELKLIGDRPSGETPIDSPIVQTAAASIRAAGGRPTFSWSSTDSNIPISLGIPAITVDSGGRGGRAHALDEWIAVDKVPSLRGIEIALATILALAR, encoded by the coding sequence ATGGCCGTGGGCCTGCTCAGCGCGGCCGTCACGGCGCAGACCAGTCCGTTTGATGCCACCATCGCCACGGTTCGATCGAGCGATGGCTTCAAGAAGGCGATGGCCGTGCTCGATCGCGATCACGATCGACTGGTGGCAGAGATCATCACGCTGACCGAGATTCCCGCGCCCCCCTTCAAGGAAACCGCGCGTGCTGCTGCCTACCTTGAGATGCTGCGCGCGTCCGGCTTGACCGATCTTGAGCAGGACGAAGAAGGCAACGTGATGGGGTTGCGCCGGGGCGCCGGTGCGGGGCGAGACACGGCGCCGCTCATCGCTATTGCGGCACACCTCGACACTGTGTTCCCGGAGGGCACCGACGTGAAGGTCAAGCGTGACGGCGATCGGCTGTCTGCGCCTGGCATCGGCGACGACACCCGTTCGCTGGCGGTGCTGCTGGCGATGATCCGCGCCATGAACGAGGCGGGCATCCGTACGGAGAGTGACCTCCTGTTTATCGGCAATGTGGGTGAAGAGGGCCAGGGCGACTTGCGCGGTGTGAAGTACTTGTTCAACAAGGGCAAGTACAAGGATCGCATCAAGATGTTCATTTCCGTGGACGGCGCCGGTGGGGGGGCCAACATTACTCACGGCGGCGTCGGCAGCCGCCGGTATCGCGTCATCTTCAAGGGACCGGGCGGACACAGTTATGGGGCGTTTGGACTCGTGAGCCCCGCATTCGCGATGGCCGGTGCGATGCAGCGTTTTGGCAAACTGACCGTGCCCGAGAAACCCAAAACGACGTACAGCGTCGGCGTGGTCGGCGGCGGCACATCAGTGAACTCGATTCCCTTCGAGTCATGGATGGAACTCGACATGCGTTCGGAGTCACGCGCAGAACTGCAGAAGCTTGATGAAAGCCTGATGGCACTGATTGCCGACGCCGTGCGCGAAGAAAACGCGGCCCGTTCCACGGCCCAGGGCCCGGTGACGGCCGAACTGAAGTTGATCGGCGATCGGCCGTCAGGAGAGACACCGATAGACTCGCCGATCGTCCAGACCGCCGCGGCGTCGATCCGGGCGGCGGGCGGGCGGCCGACATTCAGCTGGAGCAGCACCGACTCCAACATCCCCATCAGCCTCGGCATCCCCGCGATCACCGTGGATTCAGGTGGCCGCGGCGGCCGTGCACACGCGCTTGACGAGTGGATCGCGGTCGACAAGGTCCCGAGCCTTCGCGGAATCGAGATCGCGCTCGCAACGATACTCGCGCTCGCGCGGTAG